The genomic window TGATAATCCACtaaaatcatatgaattttttaaaatgaattgaaataaataaatagtcgATGTggatttaaaattgttttaaaatacataaaccAATATAAACTTTCCAAAATGACTACACTGATGAAAGCTAATAATAAGTCGATACAGGTTATACTAAGCAACACTATCAGAGAGAAAATCTGTGCTGTCTTGTTGCTTCTTCCTCCTACGAGCATCAACAAGCTTACTAGAATGTGTTCCAAGCACTTCGGTGATGGCTTTTGGCAACCAGAAGCCAGGCCGCTCAAGATATGGTGCGCGGTCAATAACCAATGGTTCTCTCAAGGTTACATCAATCCCCTGATAAGTCCACAATGCTAGTGTTGCTGCACCTTTGAGGCCCAGGGATAACCAGCCAAGACCAGCCACTGAAATGTCTATGCTTTTCACGTCCCAGCTATTTCCCGACACCTGAATCTCCTTCTCTTCCCATGTTCCCAATTCAGACGCTCTGTTCTCTCCAATTGGTGGCTatacataaaagtaaaatggGTTCTCCGTTACATTCTGATGTTGCGGAAAAGAGGAGATGCGCAAGAAACAAGCTTTACTTACCTGAAGGCGTAAACCGGAATGGCCCTTGAATATTTCTTCGgcattctctgtttttcctaGATGCAATGAAACACTATGTGATGCCCATATTGTAATGTATATTGTTTCAACTGAAGCAGAAACGAGGTCTAGCCTGACCAGGCCACCAATGTGAACAGACTGTCCTGCCTGCAAATgaaagattcaacaaaatcaGCTTACTTCTTGCAATAAGAAATTCTTCTACTTGAAGCTGTATAACAGTTCAAGTAAATTCTTCTTGGAACAGTGTACTGGTAAAAAGAAGCTCCAGGGTTTAGAACATTAGAGATTAAGTCATCAATTCCAAAACCAAAGGCTTAAAAATAAGTAAGACATAGCTTGCCTTGACTCTGTAACTCCGAGGTTGAACTTCCTTCCTTATCTCTACCATTTTCCGCTCCTCTGAATTCAATCTCAGGGACATAAGGTAGGGATGCAAAAGGCCGGGAGTGTCATACATCTTAGCCTTTGCAGACAATATTCCGCCAATTTTCAATATTCCAAGAGTTGTTCCAGGAACTGGAGCTTCCGTGAGCCTCGTGACCTTTGCACCATCTTTCTTGGATAAGGCATTAATCAAAGTAGATTTCCCCGCGTTCTGAGCTCCAATAACCCACACATTTCCTCTTGGACCAGCCAACTCTTTAATGTAAGCTAACAGATTCTTAACACCAATATCTTTGCGAGCACTAACCATATAAACCCCACTTAGCTTAGGTGCTCCTCCAGCCTTGGCACGGTGGCGCACCCATCGGTCTAACCGAGCTGGTGAAATCTGTGTAGGAAGTAAGTCTACTTTTGTTGCAACAAGTACAAGTTTTGGGAGGTTTTTGCTACCCTTAGGATCATTTTCAGCTTTTTGAAGCACTTGAAACAGAGACTTGGCAGCTCGTTTGGGAAACGAACCATCAAAGTCTACACAATCAACAACCATGACTACAACTGTAGTGCTGGAGTTACTCATCGGTTTGATCAGTCTAGTTGAGATCAACCTATCGAAATCAAAATCGGGTAAGAGATTCTCTGCAGCCTGATTCTTCACCTGGCCATAATTCCTCAGAGAATGGCAACGAGCACACACAGTCACATCATCATAATTGTCTTTCTTTGCCTCCTCTCTAgctatcttcttcctctctgtttTGGAAAcccgtttcttcttctccttctcctcagTGACATTACCATATCCAACACCAGCCGGAGCAAAACATCCAATTCAACATCATTCacttccttcttttcttcccaCTCATCTGATTCCCATTCAAACCCACTCTCACTTTCAGAGTTGCTACCTTCTATTGCATTCTTGATCTCATCATccatttcatcatcttccccttcctcctcctcatcagcatcatcatcaaccattTCAAACCCAGCAAGCTCATCATTTTCCACATGTTCATCACCTTCCAAGTTATTCGCAATGACCTTTCTCTTCTGATAATATCCGGGTAAATCTGGATCATTG from Arabidopsis thaliana chromosome 3, partial sequence includes these protein-coding regions:
- the BPG2 gene encoding P-loop containing nucleoside triphosphate hydrolases superfamily protein (BRASSINAZOLE(BRZ) INSENSITIVE PALE GREEN 2 (BPG2); FUNCTIONS IN: GTP binding; INVOLVED IN: brassinosteroid mediated signaling pathway, developmental process; LOCATED IN: chloroplast; EXPRESSED IN: 17 plant structures; EXPRESSED DURING: 13 growth stages; CONTAINS InterPro DOMAIN/s: GTP-binding protein, HSR1-related (InterPro:IPR002917); BEST Arabidopsis thaliana protein match is: P-loop containing nucleoside triphosphate hydrolases superfamily protein (TAIR:AT4G10620.1); Has 5185 Blast hits to 4152 proteins in 947 species: Archae - 97; Bacteria - 1334; Metazoa - 1316; Fungi - 649; Plants - 254; Viruses - 94; Other Eukaryotes - 1441 (source: NCBI BLink).), with amino-acid sequence MVVLISSTVTICNVKPKLEDGNFRVSRLIHRPEVPFFSGLSNEKKKKCAVSVMCLAVKKEQVVQSVESVNGTIFPKKSKNLIMSEGRDEDEDYGKIICPGCGIFMQDNDPDLPGYYQKRKVIANNLEGDEHVENDELAGFEMVDDDADEEEEGEDDEMDDEIKNAIEGSNSESESGFEWESDEWEEKKEVNDVELDXFAPAGVGYGNVTEEKEKKKRVSKTERKKIAREEAKKDNYDDVTVCARCHSLRNYGQVKNQAAENLLPDFDFDRLISTRLIKPMSNSSTTVVVMVVDCVDFDGSFPKRAAKSLFQVLQKAENDPKGSKNLPKLVLVATKVDLLPTQISPARLDRWVRHRAKAGGAPKLSGVYMVSARKDIGVKNLLAYIKELAGPRGNVWVIGAQNAGKSTLINALSKKDGAKVTRLTEAPVPGTTLGILKIGGILSAKAKMYDTPGLLHPYLMSLRLNSEERKMVEIRKEVQPRSYRVKAGQSVHIGGLVRLDLVSASVETIYITIWASHSVSLHLGKTENAEEIFKGHSGLRLQPPIGENRASELGTWEEKEIQVSGNSWDVKSIDISVAGLGWLSLGLKGAATLALWTYQGIDVTLREPLVIDRAPYLERPGFWLPKAITEVLGTHSSKLVDARRRKKQQDSTDFLSDSVA